Proteins encoded within one genomic window of Camelina sativa cultivar DH55 chromosome 19, Cs, whole genome shotgun sequence:
- the LOC104764035 gene encoding glucan endo-1,3-beta-glucosidase 8-like has translation MNHRPKQSPITNSTVVFIIVSSVCFFSGCVSGLGVNWGTMATHQLPPKTVVEMFRDNNIQKVKLFDADTNTMGALAGSGVEVMVAIPNDLLKAMGNFQRAKDWVQRNVSRFNFNNGVKIKYVAVGNEPFLTAYNGSFINLTYPALFNIQTALNEAGVGDFIKATVPLNADVYNSPPDNQVPSAGRFRSDIIQEMTQIVNFLAQNKAPFTVNIYPFLSLYLSSDFPFDYAFFDGQNTVNDNGVIYTNVFDASFDTLVASLNALNHGDMEVIVGEVGWPTDGDKNANVQNAERFYSGLLPRLTNNVGTPMRKGYIEVYLFGFIDEDAKSVAPGNFERHWGIFKFDGQPKFPFDFRGQGQKKFLTGARNVQYMLNQWCMFNPNARGNMSKLGDNIDYACSLSDCTALGSGSSCGNLDANGNASYAFNMYFQVQNQEAQACDFEGLATITTRNISQGQCNFPIQIGEPSFGHYDYSYSSMVRLCLVMSGLVFLLLAQ, from the exons ATGAATCATCGACCGAAACAGAGTCCCATAACTAACTCCACCGTTGTCTTTATCATCGTCTCCTCCGTATGTTTTTTCTCCGGCTGTGTCTCTGGCTTGGGAGTAAACTGGGGAACTATGGCGACTCATCAGTTACCGCCGAAGACGGTGGTGGAGATGTTTAGAGACAACAACATACAGAAAGTGAAGCTGTTCGATGCTGACACGAACACGATGGGAGCTCTCGCTGGCTCCGGCGTCGAAGTTATGGTGGCGATCCCTAATGATCTTCTCAAAGCCATGGGAAACTTTCAAAGAGCTAAAGATTGGGTCCAACGAAACGTTTCTCGATTCAACTTTAACAACGGCGTTAAGATCAA ATATGTTGCCGTAGGGAACGAGCCATTCTTAACAGCATACAACGGATCTTTCATAAACCTAACGTATCCAGCACTCTTCAACATCCAAACCGCTTTAAACGAAGCTGGAGTCGGTGATTTCATCAAAGCCACCGTTCCTTTAAACGCCGACGTTTACAACTCTCCTCCGGACAACCAAGTCCCATCAGCCGGAAGATTCCGTTCCGACATCATCCAAGAAATGACACAAATCGTTAACTTCCTCGCGCAGAACAAAGCTCCTTTCACCGTCAACATTTACCCTTTCCTCAGTCTCTACCTAAGCAGTGACTTCCCTTTCGACTACGCTTTCTTTGACGGCCAAAACACCGTTAACGATAACGGTGTTATCTACACGAACGTCTTCGACGCTAGTTTCGACACGCTTGTAGCTTCTTTAAACGCGTTGAATCACGGCGACATGGAAGTGATCGTTGGAGAAGTTGGTTGGCCTACGGACGGAGACAAGAACGCAAACGTTCAAAACGCGGAACGGTTTTATTCCGGTTTGCTTCCGCGTTTGACGAACAACGTAGGAACTCCTATGCGTAAAGGTTACATTGAGGTTTATCTTTTCGGATTTATCGATGAAGATGCAAAAAGCGTAGCGCCTGGAAACTTCGAACGTCATTGGGGGATATTCAAATTCGATGGCCAACCGAAGTTCCCGTTTGATTTTCGGGGGCAAGGGCAGAAAAAGTTCTTAACCGGAGCTAGAAACGTTCAGTACATGCTAAACCAGTGGTGTATGTTTAATCCTAATGCTCGTGGCAATATGAGTAAGCTCGGAGATAATATAGACTACGCGTGTTCGCTTTCAGACTGTACCGCTTTAGGTTCCGGATCATCTTGTGGCAATCTTGATGCGAATGGGAATGCGTCTTATGCGTTTAATATGTATTTCCAAGTGCAAAATCAAGAAGCTCAAGCTTGCGATTTTGAAGGGCTTGCGACGATCACTACTAGGAATATATCTCAAGGACAATGTAATTTCCCGATTCAGATCGGAGAGCCATCATTTGGTCATTATGATTATAGCTATAGTTCGATGGTTAGGTTATGTTTGGTGATGAGTGGTTTGGTGTTTCTTCTCCTAGCACAATga
- the LOC104764036 gene encoding short-chain type dehydrogenase/reductase-like, with protein MAAASSVSSPTFCLAGRVAIITGSSRGIGRAIAIHLAERGARIVVNYTTSSVEADKVAAAITANRPKNDDSEDVKSPRVIVVKADISEPSQVKSLFDEAERVFESPVHILVNSAAIADPNHSSLSDTSVELFDRIISVNTRGAFLCAREAANRLKRGGGGRIILLSTTLVQSLHPHYGSYTASKAAVEAMAKILAKELKGTHITVNCVSPGAVATDMFFTGVSDEIVEKVKSLNLFGRIGETKDIAPVVGFLASDAGEWINGQVIIANGGSL; from the exons ATGGCTGCCGCGTCGTCAGTTTCGTCTCCCACGTTTTGCCTCGCCGGCCGAGTCGCTATAATTACGGGATCGTCTCGAGGTATAGGCCGTGCCATAGCTATCCACCTTGCCGAGCGTGGGGCTAGGATCGTCGTTAATTACACCACTAGCTCCGTCGAGGCCGACAAAGTTGCGGCGGCGATTACAGCGAACCGTCCCAAGAACGATGATTCAGAAGACGTTAAAAGCCCACGTGTCATTGTGGTGAAGGCCGATATCTCGGAGCCTAGCCAGGTGAAGTCGCTTTTTGATGAGGCAGAGCGTGTCTTCGAGTCGCCGGTTCATATCTTGGTTAACTCAGCTGCTATAGCCGATCCTAATCATTCCTCTCTCTCAGATACATCAGTTGAGCTTTTTGATCGCATCATCAG TGTCAACACAAGAGGTGCGTTTCTATGCGCTAGAGAAGCTGCGAACAGGCTAAAACGTGGAGGCGGTGGCCGGATCATCCTCCTCTCAACTACACTGGTCCAATCCTTACATCCACACTATGGCTCATACACGGCTTCAAAGGCAGCAGTAGAAGCCATGGCAAAGATTCTTGCCAAAGAGCTCAAAGGAACACATATCACAGTGAACTGTGTTTCTCCTGGAGCCGTCGCCACGGATATGTTTTTTACAGGAGTGAGCGATGAGATTGTTGAGAAAGTAAAGTCACTCAACTTATTCGGTAGGATCGGTGAGACCAAAGACATCGCACCTGTCGTTGGGTTCTTAGCCAGTGACGCTGGCGAATGGATCAACGGTCAAGTCATTATTGCTAATGGTGGATCTCTCTAG
- the LOC104764034 gene encoding strigolactone esterase D14-like — MSQHNILEALNVRVVGTGDRILFLAHGFGTDQSAWHLILPYFTQSYRVVLYDLVCAGSVNPDYFDFNRYTTLDPYVDDLLNIVDSLGIQNCAYVGHSVSAMIGIIASIRRPELFSKLILIGFSPRFLNDEDYHGGFEEGEIEKVFSAMEANYEAWVHGFAPLAVGADVPAAVREFSRTLFNMRPDISLFVSRTVFNSDLRGVLGLVRVPTCVIQTVKDVSVPASVAEYLRTHLGGDTTVEQLKTEGHLPHLSAPAQLAQFLRRALPR, encoded by the coding sequence atgagtCAACACAACATCTTAGAAGCTCTAAATGTTCGGGTCGTGGGTACGGGTGATCGGATCCTGTTTTTAGCCCATGGATTCGGCACAGACCAATCAGCATGGCACCTGATCCTTCCTTACTTCACCCAATCCTACAGAGTCGTCCTCTACGACTTAGTCTGTGCCGGCAGTGTCAACCCCGACTACTTCGACTTCAACCGCTACACGACTCTCGATCCTTACGTCGACGATCTCCTCAACATCGTCGATTCCCTCGGGATCCAAAACTGCGCTTACGTCGGCCACTCCGTCTCCGCTATGATCGGAATCATAGCTTCGATCCGTCGCCCTGAGCTTTTCTCGAAGCTGATTCTCATCGGATTCTCTCCTAGGTTCCTCAACGACGAGGACTACCACGGAGGGTTcgaagaaggagagatcgagAAAGTTTTCTCGGCTATGGAAGCTAACTACGAAGCTTGGGTTCACGGTTTCGCTCCGCTCGCCGTTGGAGCTGATGTTCCCGCGGCGGTTAGAGAGTTTAGTAGGACTTTATTCAATATGCGTCCGGATATATCTCTGTTCGTGTCGAGGACGGTGTTCAACAGCGATCTGAGAGGAGTCCTCGGGTTGGTTAGGGTTCCGACTTGCGTGATTCAGACGGTGAAGGATGTGTCAGTTCCGGCTTCGGTGGCGGAGTATTTGAGAACTCATTTAGGTGGAGATACGACCGTTGAGCAGCTTAAAACTGAAGGACATTTGCCGCATCTTAGTGCTCCGGCTCAGCTAGCTCAGTTTCTCCGGCGAGCTCTTCCTCGGTGA